One genomic segment of Drosophila melanogaster chromosome 3R includes these proteins:
- the Or85d gene encoding odorant receptor 85d — MLTKKDTQSAKEQEKLKAIPLHSFLKYANVFYLSIGMMAYDHKYSQKWKEVLLHWTFIAQMVNLNTVLISELIYVFLAIGKGSNFLEATMNLSFIGFVIVGDFKIWNISRQRKRLTQVVSRLEELHPQGLAQQEPYNIGHHLSGYSRYSKFYFGMHMVLIWTYNLYWAVYYLVCDFWLGMRQFERMLPYYCWVPWDWSTGYSYYFMYISQNIGGQACLSGQLAADMLMCALVTLVVMHFIRLSAHIESHVAGIGSFQHDLEFLQATVAYHQSLIHLCQDINEIFGVSLLSNFVSSSFIICFVGFQMTIGSKIDNLVMLVLFLFCAMVQVFMIATHAQRLVDASEQIGQAVYNHDWFRADLRYRKMLILIIKRAQQPSRLKATMFLNISLVTVSDLLQLSYKFFALLRTMYVN, encoded by the exons ATGTTGACTAAGAAGGATACTCAAAGTGCCAAGGAGCAGGAAAAGTTGAAGGCCATTCCATTGCACAGCTTTCTGAAATATGCCAACGTGTTCTATTTATCGATTGGAATGATGGCCTACGATCACAAGTACAGTCAAAAGTGGAAGGAGGTCCTGCTGCACTGGACATTCATTGCCCAGATGGTCAATCTGAATACAGTGCTCATCTCGGAACTGATTTACGTATTCCTGGCGATCGGCAAAGGTAGCAATTTTCTGGAGGCCACCATGAATCTGTCTTTCATTGGATTTGTCATCGTTGGTGACTTCAAAATCTGGAACATTTCGCGGCAGAGAAAGAGACTCACCCAAGTGGTCAGCCGATTGGAAGAACTGCATCCGCAAGGCTTGGCTCAACAAGAACCCTATAATATAGGGCATCATCTGAGCGGCTATAGCCGATATAGCAAATTTTACTTCGGCATGCACATGGTGCTGATATGGACGTACAACCTGTATTGGGCCGTTTACTATCTGGTCTGTGATTTCTGGCTGGGAATGCGTCAATTTGAGAGGATGCTGCCCTACTACTGCTGGGTTCCCTGGGATTGGAGTACCGGATATAGCTACTATTTCATGTATATCTCACAGAATATCGGCGGTCAGGCTTGTCTGTCCGGTCAGCTAGCAGCTGACATGTTAATGTGCGCCCTGGTCACTTTGGTGGTGATGCACTTCATCCGGCTTTCCGCTCACATCGAGAGTCATGTTGCGGGCATTGGCTCATTCCAGCACGATTTGGAGTTCCTCCAAGCGACGGTGGCGTATCACCAGAGCTTGATCCACCTCTGCCAGGATATCAATGAGATATTCGGTGTTTCACTGTTGTCCAACTTTGTATCCTCGTCGTTTATCATCTGCTTCGTGGGTTTCCAGATGACCATCGGCAGCAAGATCGACAACCTGGTAATGCTTGTGCTTTTCCTGTTTTGTGCCATGGTTCAGGTCTTCATGATTGCCACCCATGCTCAGAGGCTCGTTGATGCG AGTGAACAGATTGGTCAAGCGGTCTATAATCACGACTGGTTCCGTGCTGATCTGCGGTATCGTAAAATGCTGATCCTGATTATTAAGAGGGCCCAACAGCCGAGTCGACTCAAGGCCACAATGTTCCTGAACATCTCACTGGTCACCGTGTCGGAT CTCTTGCAACTCTCGTACAAATTCTTTGCCCTTCTGCGCACAATGTACGTGAATTAG
- the CG11737 gene encoding uncharacterized protein, isoform B: MAGQSKLIDPLCITCKEFQHPWTDHCVSATAGILLSATPYCLRVYTIVYALSLLMRHRIPSRDDLRKTLLGIIQSTAFLVTNAYTFILYNCALRHMLGRYNFYTVAFVPCFLASFSAILVERPARRPLLTLYVANVATEALWKMAESRGWVRSVPNGQTLIFGVSMAALLYIYRTGTTKDSIFNILRIFVGKEEAGPIVKSGPAVPGEQPAPDRRRPTVSFSTVSDWVRVYSNLIRAKHESCRHQQSCIGYSLMGGIKPFVGGVGLQVALKLVMNVKRITAGKMPWKKMIFNRGTLQLGIFMGSFSFLYKSVSCLLRHSFNRDDARFAIPASLIASISFTQYPDNTVALYVMWKALQILCTKGQEHGIVPHIPNFMLFLYSFFTAVLFHAGILEPKSLRPSYYKFLQAISGDRLSKFNLSAFDVFGLSSQQQALDTIKALNIVEKSSLPAYSFAS; encoded by the exons ATGGCGGGACAAAGCAAGCTGATCGATCCACTGTGCATCACTTGCAAGGAGTTCCAGCACCCATGGACGGACCACTGCGTGAGCGCCACCGCCGGTATACTACTCTCGGCCACGCCCTACTGCCTGCGGGTCTACACAATAGTGTACGCCCTGTCCTTGCTGATGCGCCACCGCATTCCAAGTCGCGACGATCTGCGCAAGACGCTGCTAGGGATCATCCAATCGACGGCTTTTCTAGTTACTAATGCCTACACCTTTATCCTGTACAACTGTGCGCTGCGGCACATGCTCGGGAGGTACAACTTCTACACAGTGGCCTTTGTGCCCTGCTTTTTGGCCTCGTTTTCGGCCATTTTGGTTGAGAGACCAGCCCGCCGACCACTACTCACTCTCTACGTGGCCAATGTGGCCACTGAAGCGCTGTGGAAAATGGCAGAATCGAGGGGATGGGTGCGCTCCGTTCCTAATGGACAGACACTCATCTTTGGCGTGAGCATGGCGGCGCTGCTCTACATCTATCGTACTGGCACCACCAAGGATTCCATCTTCAACATCCTTCGCATTTTCGTGGGCAAGGAGGAGGCGGGGCCGATTGTCAAGTCCGGGCCCGCAGTGCCCGGTGAGCAGCCTGCGCCAGACCGCCGACGTCCCACCGTCAGTTTTTCGACTGTATCCGACTGGGTGCGCGTGTACAGCAATCTCATTCGCGCAAAACACGAAAGCTGTCGGCATCAACAGAGCTGCATTGGATACTCCCTGATGGGTGGAATTAAACCCTTTGTGGGTGGAGTGGGTCTTCAGGTTGCCCTTAAGCTGGTCATGAACGTCAAACGAATTACGGCTGGAAAAATGCCGTGGAAGAAGATGATCTTCAACCGTGGTACTCTACAACTGGGCATCTTCATGGGCAGCTTTTCATTTCTCTATAAG TCGGTGTCCTGCCTGCTGCGGCACAGTTTTAACCGGGACGATGCCAGATTTGCAATTCCAGCGTCGTTAATTGCCTCTATATCCTTCACCCAGTATCCGGATAACACGGTAGCCCTGTATGTTATGTGGAAGGCGCTACAG ATTCTTTGCACAAAGGGCCAAGAACATGGTATTGTGCCACACATCCCCAACTTTATGCTTTTCTTGTACTCCTTTTTCACGGCTGTGCTTTTCCATGCGGGAATATTGGAACCCAAGAGCCTGCGCCCCAGCTACTACAAGTTTCTGCAGGCCATTTCGGGCGATCG ACTGAGCAAGTTTAATCTGAGCGCCTTTGATGTATTCGGGCTGAGCAGTCAACAACAGGCGCTGGACACCATCAAGGCACTGAACATAGTAGAAAAGTCATCGTTGCCGGCCTACTCCTTTGCCTCCTGA
- the CG31454 gene encoding uncharacterized protein, translating into MAAQSKLAEAAYKCSCQEFVHPWTSSCACATAGMLLSLIPGTFKTYSMVYMLALLMRRRIPSLKDLGRTLASTLQSTAFLSLNGSLFVLAICLVRQFLGGFYFATAAWLPALLVSSISLAVERPQRRAPLALYVANVGIETLWKMLEARGLVRSIAKGQVLIMGASITALMYLYRAGLHRTVAKDATFKGLGLIIGREEEGPLKPSTVIIPQRSNLGSLNFRCITSYLKVYNHLTTLRHPCCPHQFGCAVYALLGGVKPFLGGVGVQVGFKLLLNITRILQQKMEWRKQIFNKGSLQLGLALGIFSLLFKMSSCGLRHSFGYDNALFAIQSGLIGSFGLLHFPNTTVSLYLMLKSLQLLYNWGVAEEKVPEVPHFSMIMYGFFTAVLCHSTVLEAKSMRPSYFKFIENISGGRLSRFNMKSFEAFGVKSQDQANYIIKKLGIVKSSSNPLFPLIV; encoded by the exons ATGGCGGCACAGAGTAAACTAGCCGAGGCCGCATACAAATGCAGCTGCCAGGAGTTCGTGCATCCTTGGACCTCCAGCTGCGCCTGTGCGACGGCTGGGATGCTATTATCCCTAATCCCTGGCACATTTAAGACCTATAGTATGGTCTACATG TTGGCACTTTTAATGCGCAGGCGCATTCCATCGCTCAAGGACCTTGGCAGGACTttagccagtacattgcagtcGACGGCTTTCCTTTCGCTAAATGGAAGCCTCTTTGTCCTCGCCATTTGCCTGGTGCGCCAGTTTCTCGGTGGTTTCTACTTCGCTACCGCCGCATGGTTGCCAGCACTTTTGGTGAGCTCCATATCGCTAGCAGTCGAGCGTCCGCAGCGCCGTGCTCCACTGGCATTGTATGTGGCCAATGTGGGCATCGAAACGCTATGGAAAATGTTAGAGGCCCGAGGACTGGTGCGATCCATTGCCAAAGGACAGGTGCTCATCATGGGTGCCAGTATCACCGCTTTGATGTATCTATATCGTGCCGGATTGCATAGGACTGTTGCCAAAGATGCGACTTTTAAGGGATTGGGTCTGATCATAGGCAGGGAGGAGGAGGGTCCCCTAAAGCCCTCTACGGTGATCATCCCCCAGAGATCTAACCTAGGAAGCCTAAATTTTCGATGTATCACGTCGTACCTTAAGGTCTATAATCACCTGACTACCCTCAGACACCCTTGCTGTCCTCACCAGTTTGGCTGTGCGGTATACGCCCTCCTTGGTGGAGTTAAACCATTTCTGGGCGGTGTGGGTGTTCAAGTGGGTTTCAAGCTCCTGCTCAACATTACGAGGATACTCCAGCAAAAGATGGAGTGGCGCAAGCAGATCTTCAACAAGGGCTCCCTGCAGTTGGGCCTAGCGCTCGGCATATTTTCACTGCTTTTTAAG ATGTCTTCATGTGGCTTGCGTCACTCTTTTGGATATGATAACGCTCTCTTTGCCATTCAATCTGGATTAATAGGATCATTTGGCCTTCTACACTTTCCCAATACCACGGTGTCTCTGTATCTGATGTTGAAGTCCTTGCAACTCTTGTACAACTGGGGTGTCGCCGAGGAAAAGGTACCCGAGGTGCCACATTTCTCCATGATTATGTATGGATTTTTCACCGCCGTACTCTGTCACTCAACGGTTCTGGAGGCAAAATCCATGCGGCCCAGTTACTTTAAGTTTATCGAAAACATTTCTGGAGGTCGTCTAAGCCGGTTCAATATGAAATCCTTCGAGGCTTTTGGAGTTAAAAGTCAGGATCAAGCTAattatattatcaaaaaactTGGCATTGTCAAGTCCTCATCGAACCCTCTATTTCCACTGATTGTTTAG
- the CG11741 gene encoding uncharacterized protein, isoform B codes for MTSPFDGIACFWLSLVWIQLGIINAGLEFLKDFVPLQLVRLREIEDEEREIEGECTLGAISIRMFAF; via the coding sequence ATGACGTCTCCCTTCGACGGCATTGCCTGCTTCTGGCTGTCACTAGTCTGGATTCAACTGGGTATCATCAATGCCGGCCTGGAGTTCCTCAAGGATTTCGTACCCCTTCAGCTGGTGCGGCTGAGAGAGATCGAGGACGAAGAGCGGGAAATCGAGGGCGAGTGCACCCTGGGAGCCATCAGCATTCGTATGTTCGCCTTTTAA
- the CG31259 gene encoding uncharacterized protein, isoform B, producing MGAQSKLAEIALNCTCYEYHHPWTKSCACAAAGMMISEIPPSLRTYATVYVFALIMRGRIPSLKDLRRTASGILQSTAFLSMNGGLFVFAVCYLRQILGGFYFGTVAWLPSFLASFACLAFERPERRAPLALYVANVGIETLWKMMEARGWVRSIPNGQVFIMGASVTALMYLYRAGLHKTVAKDPTFKAIALIVGKEDEGPLKTPVVTTTQSSRQAPLNFQSISAYVQLYDRMLKAKHPSCPHKRGCVPYALIGGLKPFLGGVGLSVGLKLLLNIPKIFKSKMQWRKHIFNGGSLQLGLALGIFSFLFKSTTCGLRHTFGFDNALFAIPAGLIGSIGFFRFPNTTVACYLMWKSMHLLYNWGIAEGKLPEVPHFAMLMYGFFTAVLFHSAILEARSLRPSYYKFLMGISGNRISRFNVKPFEAYGLKSQDQINYVIKKLGIDMTSPFPLYALTV from the exons ATGGGCGCCCAAAGTAAACTGGCCGAGATAGCCTTGAACTGCACCTGCTATGAGTATCACCATCCGTGGACAAAGAGCTGTGCCTGCGCTGCGGCAGGAATGATGATCTCTGAGATCCCTCCCAGTCTGCGCACCTACGCCACTGTATACGTG TTTGCTCTAATCATGCGAGGACGCATTCCATCGCTGAAGGATCTGAGACGCACTGCATCTGGAATCCTACAGTCGACAGCGTTTCTTTCGATGAATGGAGGCCTCTTTGTCTTTGCCGTGTGCTACTTGCGACAGATCTTGGGAGGATTCTACTTCGGCACAGTTGCTTGGCTGCCCTCGTTTTTGGCCAGCTTTGCATGTCTTGCCTTCGAGCGTCCGGAACGCCGTGCTCCTCTCGCATTGTATGTGGCCAATGTGGGTATCGAAACGCTGTGGAAGATGATGGAGGCACGAGGCTGGGTTCGATCCATTCCTAATGGACAGGTGTTCATCATGGGTGCAAGTGTGACCGCCTTGATGTATTTATATCGCGCCGGATTGCACAAGACAGTGGCCAAGGATCCGACGTTCAAGGCTATTGCCCTGATCGTGGGCAAAGAGGACGAGGGTCCACTGAAGACACCGGTGGTCACCACCACGCAAAGCTCTCGCCAGGCTCCCCTCAACTTCCAAAGCATTTCAGCCTACGTACAGCTCTATGACCGCATGCTGAAGGCCAAACATCCAAGTTGTCCCCACAAGAGGGGCTGTGTTCCCTACGCCCTTATTGGAGGACTAAAGCCATTCCTGGGCGGTGTTGGCCTATCGGTGGGTCTAAAGCTGCTGCTCAACATTCCCAAGATCTTTAAGTCTAAGATGCAGTGGCGCAAGCACATCTTCAACGGGGGATCCTTGCAGTTGGGATTGGCGCTGGGCATCTTCTCATTTCTTTTCAAG TCGACTACCTGCGGACTGCGTCACACGTTTGGTTTCGACAATGCTCTCTTCGCCATTCCGGCTGGCCTCATCGGATCGATTGGCTTCTTCCGTTTCCCGAACACCACGGTGGCCTGTTATCTAATGTGGAAGTCCATGCATCTGCTCTACAACTGGGGCATCGCGGAGGGCAAGTTGCCCGAGGTGCCGCACTTTGCGATGCTCATGTACGGATTCTTCACGGCCGTGCTCTTCCACTCGGCAATCCTGGAGGCTCGTTCCCTGCGGCCCAGCTACTACAAGTTCCTCATGGGCATCTCCGGAAATCGCATCAGTCGCTTTAATGTGAAGCCCTTCGAGGCTTACGGACTGAAGAGCCAGGACCAGATCAACTATGTGATCAAGAAACTGGGCATCGACATGACCTCACCCTTCCCCCTTTACGCCCTGACTGTCTAG